The nucleotide sequence TTTGATTGTGATAATACGCCAATTCGCAACATTTAAACGGCTTAATGTAGCTGAAATAAAAGATAATCATTAATTTTAGGGCAACATTAAATGGATCTCTGAAGTTATGGAAAACAAAATAGTTGTTACAATTGGTCGTCAGTTTGGTAGCGGTGGCAGGGAAATCGGAAAAAAACTTGCCGAATTACTAGGTATCGCTTATTATGATAAAGAACTGATGGCTTTTGCAGCCAAGGAAAGCGGCTTGTGTAAAGAGTTTTTTGAAAAAGCTGATGAGAAAGTATCCGGTAATTTATCATATGCTTTTTCTCTTGGGTATTCTTATATGGGCGCCTATGCTCCATATAATGATATTTTGTCTAACGACGGATTATTTAAACTTCAGTCGGATGCTATCCGAAACCTTGCTGATAAACAATCGTGTGTACTTGTGGGCCGTTGTGCCGATTATATTTTACGAAACGATCCGGCTTGTATAAGTGTCTTTATTCATAACAAAATGGAAAATCGTATCCAACGGATTATGCAAAACGAAAAAGTTACGGAGCAGGAAGCCAAAGAAAAAATAGCATCAATAGATAAATCACGGGCCTCTTATTATAACTATTATACAAACAAAACGTGGGGAGTTGCATCGTCCTATGATTTGTCGGTTGATGCATCAGTGCTTGGCATAGACGAAACGGTTTTATTTATCAAAAGCTTTGTGATGAAAAGGCTTGAATTAGCTTCGAAATAAGAGTATCTGTAACTGTTCCGGCACAAAATGGATCGAAACAGAGAAGGATTCAGTAAATAAAAAAGGGAGATGTTTAAATGCACATCTTCCTTTTTTATTAAAATAAACTTAAGTAAATGATCTTACAAAGTTCTGTCCGGATAGAGTGTTACCCACCAGGATGGCTCATCTTTCAGGTATTTAGCAAACCAGGCAAAGATACTGTTTTGCCAACCTATACGTTTGCTGTAAGCTGCAATCCCGTGGTTCTCGCCGTCTATCTGAATAAATTCTACTGTTTTACCCAAAAGCTTTAACGCGGCAAACATCTGGATACTTTCGCCAACAGGTACATTGGTGTCGGCATTGCCATGAAGCAGCAATAGAGGCGTTTTAATCTTGTCGGCATTAAACAAAGGGCTTTGCTTTGTGAATAGTTCCGGATTGTTCCAGGGGTAGCTTCCTGCGTTGGCAACAGAACAATATCCATATCCCCAATATCCTTCGCCCCAATAGCTGCTGAGAGTGCTTATTCCTGCATGACTGATAGCTGCGGCAAAAAGGTCCGTTTGTGTTTGCAGGTACTGTGTCATGAATCCTCCGTAACTTGCTCCAATACATCCTATCTTTTTTATATCCACAAAGGAATGTTCCTCACAGAATTGTTTTGTCCCTTTAATGATCTCATCGGCAGTAACCTTTCCCCATGCGTTTACGTGGCGGGCGGCGAACTCTTGCCCGAATCCTGTTGTTCCGCTTGGATTGAGGGTATAAACAACATAACCTTGCGCTGCATACATGTGCATGGAATAGCGGCTTTCCAGTGCCCTGTTAGTTGGCGAAGTTCCTCCGTAATAATAGACAATCATAGGATATTTCTTTGTTTTGTCAAAGTTGGGAGGAAGATAGTAACGACCTTGAATCGTTGTGCCCTCTTTTGATATAAAGTTCCAGTCATGAACTTCTCCGAAAGTGATATCCTGCAACTTTTCGGCCGAAAGGTCATAAAGCAACCGGTTTTTTTCGCTCTTCAGATCATACACATATAACCTGTTAGCATTCGACACACTTTGTCCGTAATAAAGCATCACAGGAGAGGTAAGAGCGATGCTATATGAATTAACAACATCTTCCGAAGCATCAATTGCTTTAATCTTTCCTGTTAGAGGATTGCAACAAAATACACGTTGGTAATCCTGATCTTCAGCAAGAA is from uncultured Macellibacteroides sp. and encodes:
- a CDS encoding cytidylate kinase-like family protein, which produces MENKIVVTIGRQFGSGGREIGKKLAELLGIAYYDKELMAFAAKESGLCKEFFEKADEKVSGNLSYAFSLGYSYMGAYAPYNDILSNDGLFKLQSDAIRNLADKQSCVLVGRCADYILRNDPACISVFIHNKMENRIQRIMQNEKVTEQEAKEKIASIDKSRASYYNYYTNKTWGVASSYDLSVDASVLGIDETVLFIKSFVMKRLELASK